In one Limosilactobacillus oris genomic region, the following are encoded:
- a CDS encoding YbbR-like domain-containing protein, translated as MNRNNDGIFSRRWVLRLLSLILAIFLFIYVNGSKNGFLRQNTRDSNENSALMSDRTASIRMPLNITVDNDRYVVTGYPQYVKVKVSGPSALVTTTSNTQNFRVYADLNDLAPGEHRVAVKTSGLNSDLHAVTEPRYIKVNIQPRKTINMRVDVRLSNHDLENGYTVGRPRIDTDVVQVTGSREEVNRVSRVIAFVAVPNDAKGTFQRQVTLQAVDKNGQTLNVVIMPKVTGVTIPVSRGNDSASSSDSTSDSRSSNSASTSRGNNQTADSDADSSSYSTND; from the coding sequence ATGAACAGAAATAATGATGGAATCTTTAGCCGACGGTGGGTGCTGCGTTTGCTCTCGCTGATTCTGGCGATTTTCCTGTTTATTTACGTGAACGGGAGCAAAAACGGTTTCCTCCGGCAAAACACCCGGGATAGCAATGAAAACAGTGCCTTGATGTCCGACCGGACAGCTAGCATTCGAATGCCGCTCAACATTACGGTTGATAACGACCGCTACGTTGTGACCGGCTACCCCCAGTACGTGAAGGTTAAGGTCAGCGGGCCGTCCGCCTTAGTCACGACGACGAGCAATACCCAGAATTTTCGGGTGTATGCTGACTTGAATGACCTTGCACCAGGAGAGCACCGGGTGGCGGTGAAGACCAGCGGCCTTAATTCAGACTTGCACGCGGTGACCGAGCCACGGTATATTAAGGTTAATATCCAGCCCCGCAAGACAATCAATATGCGAGTGGACGTCCGGTTGAGCAACCACGACCTCGAAAATGGCTATACGGTTGGCCGCCCACGGATTGATACTGACGTGGTCCAGGTAACTGGCTCGCGGGAAGAGGTCAACCGGGTCAGCCGGGTAATTGCTTTCGTGGCAGTTCCAAATGACGCTAAGGGAACCTTCCAACGGCAGGTGACCCTGCAGGCGGTTGATAAGAACGGCCAGACGCTGAACGTGGTCATCATGCCGAAGGTAACTGGCGTCACGATTCCGGTTAGCCGGGGCAATGATTCAGCATCGAGCAGCGATAGCACAAGCGACTCCCGGTCGAGCAATTCAGCTTCGACTAGCCGGGGGAATAATCAGACTGCTGACAGCGATGCCGACAGCAGTTCGTATTCAACAAACGATTAA